A part of Populus alba chromosome 8, ASM523922v2, whole genome shotgun sequence genomic DNA contains:
- the LOC118058547 gene encoding uncharacterized protein, whose translation MATLAPGILLKLLNGMDTGTKPTSEHRSSLLQVTDIVPAELDEKNLWPKHGFFIKVSDSSHSIYVSLPSDQDDFVLSNKMQLGQFIYVDRLEPGSPVPVVRGAKPLPGRHPLLGTPEPLMGLRGKGERRSEQKPPNGHRRGSWETGQNGADGVSSPMVLKPVPLDFDQCTPLKQRLAVSCVKSVSPMVRGRLAKDGGTNGVIRCSFAGGGSLAKMVDTKGESPALLRKSCIASSANSNFRRSKSVCEREARIPISPCKSSEKKSSTPPPSLRNARAVASLRMGGEAQNSSNLKAISEMKSQPGNSASDSSTGLSMSLPGKLNVLSKEAVQQRDAAQKIALQALRDASATETLVRSLKMFSNLSKSARPEAPAACFDQFLEFHLHIVRAVTDMVSIQAATSAAEIAQDSNIKQCEDSSILNEIGNNSMDQCGNSELNSSKKRTALYKSFASFPERSSDQRMNFEKLLRSNSNQKASSERKGPLTPQGKLLPKATIENDENKRPASCNLSNTIRLGKQIENEAGNWFMDFLEKALGTGMKKSKGTADEDAKKVPQSLLLKVINWVDVEQTDCNKRPVHPKAAQIARKLRIKMKNP comes from the exons ATGGCAACATTGGCACCTGGAATTCTGTTGAAGCTTCTAAATGGGATGGACACGGGGACTAAGCCCACCAGCGAACACCGGAGTTCACTCCTGCAGGTAACTGACATAGTCCCAGCCGAGCTTGACGAGAAAAATCTGTGGCCGAAACATGGGTTTTTCATTAAAGTATCCGATTCTTCACACTCCATCTATGTAAGTCTTCCCTCTGATCAAGATGACTTTGTCCTCAGCAACAAAATGCAGCTTGGCCAGTTCATTTACGTTGACAGACTGGAGCCAGGATCTCCAGTTCCTGTTGTCAGAGGGGCAAAACCACTTCCAGGCAGACACCCATTATTAGGTACCCCTGAACCCCTTATGGGTCTGAGAGGAAAGGGAGAGAGAAGAAGCGAACAAAAACCACCCAATGGTCATAGGAGAGGTTCTTGGGAAACAGGGCAAAATGGGGCAGATGGGGTTTCATCTCCAATGGTTTTAAAGCCAGTTCCTTTGGATTTTGATCAGTGCACGCCGTTGAAACAGCGATTGGCTGTAAGTTGTGTGAAATCAGTATCTCCAATGGTTAGAG GGAGACTCGCCAAAGATGGAGGTACTAATGGGGTGATTAGGTGCTCCTTTGCTGGTGGTGGATCGCTGGCTAAGATGGTGGACACCAAGGGAGAGAGTCCTGCATTGCTCAGGAAAAGTTGTATTGCATCTTCTGCTAATTCCAATTTTCGAAGAAGCAAGAGTGTCTGTGAACGAGAAGCTCGAATTCCGATTAGCCCCTGCAAATCATCT GAAAAGAAAAGTTCAACTCCCCCGCCGAGTTTAAGAAATGCAAGGGCGGTAGCTTCTCTCAGAATGGGCGGAGAGGCACAAAACTCTTCGAATTTAAAGGCCATCTCAGAGATGAAGTCTCAGCCTGGTAATTCAGCCTCTGATAGCAGCACCGGGTTGTCCATGAGTTTACCGGGAAAACTGAACGTTTTAAGCAAG GAAGCTGTGCAGCAACGAGATGCAGCTCAGAAGATTGCCCTCCAGGCTCTAAGAGATGCTTCGGCTACTGAAACTTTAGTTCGCTCTCTGAA GATGTTCTCGAATTTGAGCAAATCAGCGAGACCAGAAGCTCCAGCGGCCTGTTTTGACCAGTTTCTGGAGTTCCATCTCCATATTGTGAGAGCAGTCACTGATATGGTGTCCATTCAAGCAGCCACTTCAGCTGCTGAAATTGCTCAGGACTCAAATATCAAACAATGTGAAGATTCCTCAATCTTGAATGAAATTGGAAACAATTCCATGGACCAGTGTGGGAATTCAGAATTGAACTCATCGAAGAAAAGAACAGCATTGTACAAGTCATTTGCCAGCTTCCCTGAAAGAAGTAGTGATCAGAGGATGAATTTCGAGAAACTCCTAAGATCAAATTCTAATCAAAAGGCCTCTTCAGAAAGAAAAGGGCCATTAACTCCACAGGGAAAACTGCTACCTAAAGCTACTATCGAGAATGATGAGAACAAGAGACCAGCCTCTTGCAACTTAAGCAATACAATTAGGTTGGGTAAGCAGATTGAAAATGAAGCTGGAAATTGGTTCATGGACTTCCTAGAGAAAGCTTTGGGAACTGGAATGAAGAAATCTAAAGGAACAGCAGATGAGGATGCTAAGAAAGTTCCTCAGTCTCTACTTTTGAAGGTTATAAACTGGGTGGATGTAGAACAGACTGACTGCAATAAGCGGCCAGTTCATCCAAAAGCAGCACAGATTGCTCGGAAGTTGAGGATCAAAATGAAGAATCCCTAG
- the LOC118058531 gene encoding pyruvate dehydrogenase E1 component subunit alpha-1, mitochondrial, giving the protein MALSHLKSFSSRSNLVKPLATAFSLRRQISTSTDPITIETSVPFATHRCDPPSRTVETNPQELLSFFRVMATMRRMEIAADSLYKAKLIRGFCHLYDGQEAVAVGMEAAITKKDSIITAYRDHCTFLGRGGTLLEVFSELMGRQGGCSNGKGGSMHFYKKDSGFYGGHGIVGAQVPLGCGLAFAHKYNKDDAVAFALYGDGAANQGQLFEALNISALWDLPIILVCENNHYGMGTAEWRAAKSPAYYKRGDYVPGLKVDGMDAFAVKQACKFAKEHALKSGPIILEMDTYRYHGHSMSDPGSTYRTRDEISGVRQERDPIERIRKLILTHDLATEKELKDIEKEVRKQVDEAIAQAKESPMPDPSELFTNVYVKGLGVEAYGADRKEVRAVLP; this is encoded by the exons ATGGCCTTATCTCACCTAAAATCGTTTTCATCCAGATCCAATCTAGTCAAACCTCTAGCCACCGCCTTTTCTCTCCGCCGTCAGATCTCCACCTCCACCGATCCCATCACAATTGAGACCTCCGTTCCCTTCGCCACTCACAGATGCGATCCTCCATCACGCACCGTCGAGACCAATCCCCAGGAGCTCCTCTCCTTCTTCCGCGTCATGGCCACGATGCGCCGTATGGAGATAGCCGCTGACTCTCTCTACAAGGCCAAACTCATCCGTGGATTTTGCCACCTCTACGATGGTCAAGAAGCCGTGGCCGTTGGAATGGAGGCTGCAATTACCAAAAAGGACAGCATCATAACTGCCTACCGCGACCACTGCACGTTTCTCGGGAGAGGCGGGACCCTCCTGGAGGTGTTTTCGGAGCTGATGGGACGACAGGGCGGTTGTTCGAATGGGAAAGGTGGGTCCATGCATTTCTATAAGAAGGATAGCGGGTTTTATGGAGGGCATGGTATAGTGGGAGCTCAAGTGCCCTTAGGCTGTGGATTGGCATTTGCCCACAAGTATAACAAGGACGACGCCGTCGCTTTTGCTTTGTATGGAGATGGTGCTGCTAATCAAGGACAGTTGTTCGAGGCCCTTAATATCTCCGCTCTTTGGGATCTTCCTATCATTTTGGTCTGCGAGAATAATCATT ATGGAATGGGGACAGCTGAGTGGAGAGCCGCCAAGAGTCCAGCATACTACAAGCGTGGAGACTATGTTCCTGGCTTGAAG GTAGATGGCATGGATGCTTTTGCTGTGAAACAAGCATGCAAATTTGCAAAGGAGCATGCCTTAAAGAGTGGACCTATT ATACTTGAAATGGATACCTATAGGTATCATGGTCATTCTATGTCTGATCCTGGGAGCACCTATCGTACCCGTGATGAGATTAGTGGCGTGAGACAG GAACGTGATCCAATTGAACgaataagaaaattgatattgacTCATGATCTAGCTACTGAGAAAGAGCTAAAG GATATTGAAAAAGAAGTGAGAAAACAAGTAGACGAAGCCATTGCTCAAGCCAAG GAAAGTCCCATGCCAGATCCCTCAGAACTTTTCACCAATGTATACGTCAAAGGTCTGGGAGTTGAG GCATATGGAGCTGATAGGAAAGAAGTTAGAGCTGTGCTTCCCTAA